In the Colletotrichum lupini chromosome 4, complete sequence genome, TCTCTTGAAAGTGCTTAAATCGATCGCGTCAAGACATAGCGTCAGTCTTTCCAATGTGGCCACTCGTTGGGTGTTGGACTTCCCCTACGTTGGGGCAGTCATTGTTGGGACTAGGATGGGTATCAGCGAGCGCGCGGATGAGAACCTGGCGAGTCTGGGATGGTCTCTAAGCCAGGAGGATCGAGACCTGATTGAAGAGGTATTGAAGAGGAGCAGGAGGTCGGAGATGTTTGACGCGATGGGAGACTGCGGAGGGGAGTATCGCTAGTACTCAGTTGTTGATACGAGTCTTACTTAGGAGCCTTTCGACGGTGAGAAGAGTTTTCTAGCTACCGTGAAATTATTCATCCCTGTTTTACATAAGACCCATCTGATTAGAGGCCCTAAAGACGAAGATAGTGTCTGGTCGGGAACTCCCTCAATCGCTGGCAGGGATGGGCACGTGAAGGGTATTAGAGGCAAGATCCTTGAGAAGTAAATGATTTACATTCTGTAAAATCACACTCTGGTAGATATCAATCTACCAAGTTCCTAAACAATGCTGCGTTGATTCGAGGACATTCAATCTCAACATTATTCACTCTCAGGAAAAGGACTCTAGCCTCGGCTTAACTCTACTACCTGTCTCTCCTGGATATTTCCCGCCGAGAATCCCACGAGAACCTCATACTGACCATCTACAAATATCCAGGCCTCAGTCAAAGTGTCCCACACCATGAGATCCTCAATCTTCACCAACAACTCCACAGCCTTGGTCTCCCCAGCTTGGACCTCGACTTTTTGAAAAGCCCTGAGCAACTTTGGTGGCTCCTTCGCAGCGTCCGGGAATCCAACGTAGAGCTGAACGACCTCTTTCGCCTTGCTAATTCCTTGATTCAACAAGGTCGTTCTGACGAGTATAGCGCTGTAATTTGATGATACCTCCAATCCGGATAGACTAAAGTTAGAATACGTCAAGCCATGACCGAACGGAAATAACGGTTCGATTCCGCTCTGATCATAAGCCTTGTACCCCACATAGAGGCCTTCTTCGTAGGGCACTTCGATGTTGGTATTGATACGTATAGTGTCGTTGAGGTTCTTGGGGAAGGTCAATGGCAACTTCCCGCTCGGGCTTACATCACCGAAGAGAAGACGCTCTAACGCAAGCCCAACCTGTTGGCCAGGATACCAAATCTCCATGACGCCTTCGACTTGCTCAAGCCAAGGCATCAGAACTGCCGAGTTTGTATTCAGGACCACGACGGTCTTCTTGGAGATACTGGCGAGCCGGCTGATGATCGCGTCCTGGTCGCCAGGTAGAGAGAGTCCAAGGCCGCTATCAGCTCCCTCAGATATCCGGTCTGAGGCGAAGATAAGGCTAATATCTGCCCACTTGGCCAGCTCGTCGGCAGTTGTGTCCCGGGTCTGGTTGCCGATGTCTACTCCAAGACTGATCCCATACGCACCAGTAGACAAAGAGTAGCCCATGTCGTATTTCAGAAGAAGTTTGACCTCGGATCTCGCTTCAAGATACGCGGCGCCTTGAATATAGTTCCCAAAATTGGCATAGGACATGTTGGCCACGAGTTCGTCGTCCAAATACAGCATCGCAGTACCCTGACCATACATGGAGAAATAGTACATTCCTGTCGTATTTGGAAGAAAGACCGCCTCATAGACAGCCGAGAAAACGTCTGGATATGCTTGCCAGAGAGCTGTAGGATACATAGCGATGGTAATATTGGGAATAAGGTCGGTCATGTTGACAGGGCCAGTGAAGTCGGTTGTCTTGTAATACGTCACGTTGACGCCTCCATCTTTTAACATGTTCGAGGGAATTGTTGGAAACTGTCCAGTGCCAGGATAAGCCATGGAGTACTTGGCTGTGATATTTTCTGCATCTCCTCGACGCTTAATCGCATCGAAGGGTGCTTGAACAACCATGGTAGAGTCAATGACAAAGCCACCGTGGTTTTCAGAGACCTGGTTCTCAGCAGTTGCTCCAATGCCAAAGACAGCAATTTTAGAATACTTTTCAGGAGAGAGAGGAAGGGTACTTTCGTCATTCTTCAGCAGAACTGCGCCCTCTTCAACCATTCGCTGCGCGAGATCCAGATGCTCCTGGGTACGTACGTGGGCCGTTGAGTCTCCAGTCACCGGATCGTCGACCTGTCCAAGCTTGAACATGTACCGCCAGACCCTTTGAACCATATCGTCAAGTCGCGCATGGGGTATCGACCCATTATTGATGGCTTCCACCAGTAGCTCGCCGTAGTAAGCAGGGAAGCCGTAGCTATCCGTCAAGTCTCCGCCGGGCATTGAGATGTCGAGCCCAGCCATGACAGCAGCAACGGTGCTTCTTGTAGAGAAATACCAATCTGCGACCACAAACCCTTCAAACCCCCAGTCTTGACGAAGAGTCTGGTTGAGGAGCCAGTCGTTCTCACAGGTGAAGAAGCCATTGAGTCGGTTGTAGGAGCACATGACACTCGCTGCATCTGCCTCTTGCACACTGGCTTTGAAAGCCGGTAGATAAAGCTCATGCATCGTCATCTTGTCAACCACCGCATCGACCGTTACCCACTCCGGGCCGTTGCCGAAACGATTCGTATCCTGGTTGTACGCAGCGAAATGCTTTGGGCACGCCAGAGCTCCTTGACTTTGAATGCCCATCGTACCGGCGACCGCCATACGGGCTGTCAGCCATGGGTCTTCGGACAGAGTTTCGGCAGCGCGAGCCCACAACGGAGAGCGAAGAATGTTGATGGTAGGCGCAAGGACGATATTGCGGCCTTTGCCCATGTGCTCTTGTGCGAGTGCCTGGCCAAACTCATACTGTATCGATGTGTCCCAGGAGCTCGCCGCGACAACTGGAGCTGGGAAAGCGGTCACATTATCGAGCGAGTTGCCGACACCGGCAGGCCCATCGCCCATGCAAATGCCGGGAATGCCGAGAAATGAGTTTCCTTGAATGTGCCCGATGCAGGCGTTGACGCCGGTTCCGTTATCTGTCAGCTACGGGTTAATTAGCATGAGCTCTCTCACTTTTCATGGGTAATATGGAGTTGAAAGTCTGACTTCAGTATCGCCTTGAACCATGGCATGCTTTTGGGTGTCATTGAGCTGGGCGATGAAAGACAGGAGACGCTCCTCGTAAGGCAGGGTCTTGTCGAGCCAGGGGTGGACCGCGGAGGCAGGTAATGCCAATGAGGCTATCCAAAATGCAGAGTTTACTCTCATCTTCAATCGCGTACACAACTCATGAGGGGGGGTGAATCAACAAGAATCCCGCGAAAACATTCACCGGCGTCGGTACACTTTCATACTTGAGAGCTCTTGCAGGTCCCTTCACCGTGGCTCCATCTCCCTTTTTATCGCGTTACATCGCATATCATCACTTGATCAGCTTCTTTCAAGCTTGTTCAGATACCTAGCCCTGCATCGGTCATTAAGGGATGGTCTGGGGCAGTAGTAGAAGGCCGAGGTAAGTATCTTCCTTTACTTTTGAATGCCGGCGAAGAGGCAACTTCACCGATAAGCCGGTATCGTAGTGAAGATACTCTGGAAATTGCAGTGCGGGGTACATAACTAGCAGTTAAGAGAACGTAGAGATGAGTCTGTGGGTCTGGCCATCAAAAACCCGGTCGAGAAATATCCTGAGAGAAAGCGATCTTGGAGATTCGACCCTGGTTAGTGGGATTAAGAGAACCTGTTCGTTGGCTGTCTGCTTCTTGTCAGCACACAAAACGGGGGGGTTCCGGTCGGAGATCCACACTTCGGCTTCGACAAGCCGGCCCCGAGGCCAGACACCCGGGCTCGCGCCGAAAGCTAATCGGCGGCCAAGGGGTTCCGTCTCGGGAGTAGCATTCTAGAAGACTGGAAGGACCACCCACGAGCTTGAGTTCATTCAGACCTCGGTACTAGGACTAGAGCTGTAACATCTCTTGGATAGGATGCTACGCTGCTGACTTGCGAACCAAACATGGATGAAGCCCGCGAAAAGTATCGAGGCGAGACCGAGACGGGAAGGTCTGCTGGGGTTTGATATACCAGAAACGACACAGAATACTCAAGAAACCAACAACAAACAGGCACAGGTTCCCTTTTTGGCCGTCCCGATGCGAAGGGGCGCGGAGTTGAGCAAGGCACGACTGGTTTGAATCTCGTAGACTGACACAAGGGTGACAAGCGATGGCTGCTGGCACGAACACTTTGACGCGCCGTGCGTACGGTGCTGCAGATCCGGAATCCAGTATATCGACTCATCCCTTCCCCCCTCGCGTTTCTGGCGCGGCAGAGTCGGTCGAAAGTCGGAAGTTTTCTCAACCACGGGCACTCTGATCGCTTCGTGTCTCCGTGGGGAATGTGGTCTAAGCCGCAGCTTGTTTCACCTGGATTCTGATACTCGTACAAAGATCTTTTCCCCCTCATTGTTCGCACCAAAGGTTCAGATTGTTGAGTCTCCCTGCCTCTCTTGCAGACTACTGGGAAAGTTCTCTCGCTGAGACTCGAGACACATTGGCGCGGTTCGTCTACGATTACGGTTCTCATTCCACTCAATCTTCTTGCCCTAGCCACCCCCGCGGTCGTACGAGCCGTCGCGTAAGTGGTCCACCGCCTGGCCACACCCACTGGGCTGCGGGAGAGTAAAAAAAGACAAGTTCATACGAGACTGCACACCATTACCAGTTTTCACGGAGACTACGCGAGGTCCTGCGGAAGGAATCTTGGCTTCGTACGCCGGGCCGCGGGAGTGAATTGAGTGTTTCCTGAATCGACTCGTGGGACACTCCTGATTTGCGGGTCTCGGATTGCACTCTACCTGAGTTTTATTTCCGGGCGTCACCTCACCTTAGGCTTTCCAACTAACCCAAATTTGAGCGGAAGGCCGTGTGGAAGGCAGACTCTGACTTACACGCTAGGCCATCGTCAGTGCCGCACATGAAGCTATGCATCGTGAAGACGCCAAAGACGGCCCGTCCTTTACGTCAATCAACCGGTCGGTCATCTGCCATCAGGCTTAAAGAACGTGCGATATCCAACGTATACTATCGCTTTGAGAATGAGAAGAGGCCTGAAAACAGTTTGATAGGACCCTTGAAGAGACCCTTCCCACACAAGGCAGATGGCCGGCCGACCGAGGAAGAATTAAGCTCGCACCGACGAGCGGTCTGACCTCTGCCGGCGTATCCCGCTCTCGTTAACAAATCCTGCGACGGCTGGCCTGGATGATCCCAACAACCCCCGGTTGACTTCTCGAGGAGCTTTTCCCTATCAGAGGCCTGGAGAGAACTCCGCAGCAAAGCAAGTCGGAAGTTCACAAGCGAGAGGTTTGTCTTCTTTGGTAGTGGTGCCGTGGGGGATCGCCAGATCCGCCAGCGCGGGAAGAGAGTTGAGCAGGGATCCGTCCGCACGTTTCACGTTTCACTTCGGCGAGCGACGTCGTGTCAGGCTGTGCTTGGAAGGGGGAGGCTCATGGGCTGGAGAGTGTTTAACACCCCAGCTTCGGGGACGAATCCGTTTTATATCTttgttttaaaatagctccgcCGCCCGGTGGTGGTGTTGATTGTTTGGCTGAGAGGCAACTCGAAGAGGCTTGGCTGCTGAGAATGTCGAAGAGAAGACGGAGCCCCGCGCCTCAAATATCAGTCGAGCAACGCATAGAGAGCTCGAGGGTTTAAGGTAGTGCACAGCCTCCACCATCGAGAAAGTGAGGCTTGAAGGAAGGCCAGATACATCGTCAATATTGCCCGAACCCGCAAGTACGGGTCGAATTTGCGGGCTACCCGTCGAGCTTGTGTGAAATAAGCGCCGGACCTTAAACAAGGATGACATCCCCCATGTCGACGATCAGCCTCAAAGGTTCATCCATCGGCAATGGGATGCGGGTCACGCCGATTCGCGCGATGCGAGTGGCCGAACAAAGTCATTCATATCCCATCCTGCCTCGAATCTGAGTAGTCCTGCCGTGCCAGGTACTCTTCCTGATCCATGCATTGACGTCAAGTACAAAGACAGCAGTCAATGCGAATAACGGCCAGAGGCATGCCCCGGTCGAGGAAGACGTGATGGAGGGCCAGAAGAAGCGTCGAGTCGAATCTTCTTCCTCGGGCCTCTCGCCCCCTCCTCTACCTCCCACTCCCCCAAACCGTACGAAGGTGGGCAAATAGGTACGGGGGTGAACCGTGAGTAACTTGTGAGACGGATTACGCTTTTGGGAAGTCGATGAGCTGAGATTTCATATAATGTTACTGTCTGTGCGAAGGTTGTTTTGCCCCTCCCGTATGTGAGGGTCTGATCTAGTCTGTGCCAGTCTATAAGCCTCCGAGATCCTTCTTCCCTCACTTGCCTTCCAGTTCTCTCATGCTTGCTGGCCAAACACGTCGATATACCCTCCGTACGCTATACACTTGAATCTCCGGAAGATCATCACCATCAACACCAACTACATTCACAACCCCCGGTATCCTCGACCGACAAGATGAAGTTCACTACCGAGATCACTCTCCTCACTCTGGCTATGGGCGTCTTCGCCGAGCCTCCCACCAAGGTCGTCGCCGAGCGTGACTTGGCCACCATTCAGGGTGTTATCCAACAAGTCGGCAACTCACTGAAGGACCTCAACAAGGCTGTGGAGGGCTTCAACGGCGACCTCAGCGGCCTCGCCGGTGCTGCTGGCGCCTTCACCAACACCCTCAACCAGGGAACCCAGCAGGTTATGGGCACGAGCGAGATCACCCTCAACGAGGCCCTCCAGCTCCAGCAGTTTGTCTCTGGACTTCAGAGCGACGGCAACGCCCTTACCAAGAAcctcgagaagaagaagcccgAATTCGAGAAGGCCAGCCTTTGCGGTATCATCTCCTCACAAGTCGGCTCCGTTGGCGATGGCGCCAAGAAGCTCATCGATACCGTCGTCACAAAGGTTCCTCAGAGTGTTCAGTCCGTTGCCAGCCAACTTGCCGGCAGCTTCGCCACAACACTCTCATCAACCCAGCAGTCATTCGCCGCAGGCAACTGCACCAACGCAAACGGCATGGGTGGCGGCGGCAACGGAACCTCCAACAACGGTACACCCAAGACTTCCTCCCCCGCCAAGGCCAGCGCTGCTACCCTCTCCGTCGGCCTCGGCTCTATCGCCGCGGCGGCGTTTGCTGTCATGTTGCTGTAAGCGGGTTTGGCGTGGAGATGGGATCGGAGTTTGGGGTTTGGACCGAAGATCAGCGGAGGATATATGGGAGATTTCAAAACTTTGTCTATGATGgcccttttcctttcttatagGCATGCCGAGAGTTGTATCATACGGGCTCAGGTAGACAATGCGAAGCCTGCTTCTTTGCACATTAAGTGTACGCTGACGTCTATCTTACCTCCTACGTTGCTGATAGGCTGACTACTACAGAGTGTCATGTGGACTGCCGTAGCTAAATCACATCGGCGGTTTATGTGTATGTGTTAGCTTGAGGCACGCGTTGAGGTATGAGGGATTTCTCTATGATTATGAACTTCTATCCGCAAAATAAGGACCGCAGACTATGTACCCTTTGTTGATTGGTGCCGTCGCTCACTCTACGAACCATCTTGCCTCCTCGTcaccttcctcctcctcatcttCCAGCTCGTCAGGACCTGCGGGGATGGGCATGTGCCCAATTCAACCTGCAAACATATTGTTCAGTGTCTCCTCATCGATTAACATCTCGTCATCGGCCTCTTCGTTCTGTGGATTGCTCTGTGAGGCGAGGGGTTCGCTCTCGCTCTCCTTTGACTACTCGGCCACGATGCGAAGATACTCCTGATATTGATAATCGCTCATCAATTCGAAGTTCGACCATGAGAGACCCTCATAATCGTCATCAGCGTCGACGGTTTCCAAGAGACTTGCTTCAAAGGCGGCGATATCCTCATTCTCGCGGTCGTCGTTGTGGGACTTGTCTCCAATCGGTTGCTTTGAATTGGCTTCTCGGCAACGATGTCCTCATCCTTCTCAATGTCAGCGTTGGGGCGCTTTTGGTTGACGTTGATTCGATGCCCTGTGTCGATAAGGTTAGAGTCATCGCCCTCGTAAGACTTGATGAGCTTTTCCGCCCACGTGAGGCATCGGAAGTGGGCTTGATTCTTGGCCACGAGGAGTGCCTCATCAAGATCAGTCTTTGATAGCAGCCCCAATTTCCCAACCCCATAAACCTGGATACTCGTGACTTTTTGAATGAAATCCCATTCCTCCAGTCCAGTCAACTTTCTCAAAAAGTCTACCCACGTCGTGGAGTCTGCCGGTAGACCAAGGAAGGGGCTGATGGGATTGCCAAAATCAGAGACAAGATCTGCTTCTGCGATTGGCACCGATTTTGCTCCCATCTTCGCAAAGATCTCGTGCCAGACATCTATGGCCTCCCTAACTGGTTGTATGGCATCCTCGAAGTCTTGCTTGGCGACAGGGTATCCATCTAGCATTTCTGCCAAATCCTTCAGCTTGGTCAGAGATTCGTGGTATCGGTTGTCACCCGACAGCTCCTTGTCGAAGAGCTCCTTCAGTGCCTTGATATGCTGGTCGGCTACTGTTTTGGATTCCTTGTAAGAATCGTGCGAGACTTTGCCATTCCTCGACCACTTCCACAAAGTCTTCCCTTCGCCCGGCTTCAGATCCGCTGGATCAATTCCCTCCCACTAAGGAAGGCACCATTCAGCGTCGAAGTAGATGTCGTTCCACTGTACACCGGCTCCGTGCGCTTTGGAAAGCCGTAGTACCATTTGTCTGTGATACTCGGGAAAGTCGTCCGGGAGAATACCTCTGCTCCATGGACGTTCTCTGGCAACATGTGTTCCATTGAGAACCTGCCTTGAGGGGGTTTCGACAATGCTGGCGCGTGGCTCACTTTCCTGCAGGGGCAGACATGGTGTGCCGTCCAGAGAGGACGGGCGCCTTGTGTTGGCGTCAGTCATGTTGAGGGTGTCGAAGAAGTGAGGATGGGGTTCCTAAGTCTTGGGTTCGTCAGTACACCAAGCACGCCTTATAAATATGGTACTTACGTGTATTTTTGATGAACAATTACTGGGTACAACGGGTCTGTTGGTGTGGAAGTAGGTAAAGCTGAAGGAGCTGAGCTTCTCAGGCGCGGAGAGGATTGATGAACTCGTGAGGGTGTGGAAATGACAAGATATCTTCACTCTTGAATTTAGTAGGATGTAttggaaaagaaaagggaaATGGAAATCATATCTTGGAGTGCTTTCCTGCCAGTTATTGGGTATGTGAGGCTGGAAGGGGCCCGTTGACACCAGACTCCTTCTGTGGGTAGATTCCGGAGAGAGGAAGATGAAGAAGGATAAGAAAGAGAGAAGACTCAAGTACTAAATGGATATCTTTGAGCCTTCTCTGGGCAGGAGCTGAAGACTAATCTACACTATTCAAAGAAGAGACTACCCCACAACTCACCTTGAGTGAGAgaagagggggggggggtatgGACTACAGTCTCTACTCGACAAGCAACTCTCACCTCACTTTGACTAAAGAGACTGTTATCAATCTTCTGCCTCGAACCCCTATCTTGCCCTCAACCCGGGGAAAGTGAACAGTCTATATTGAGTACGCTCATTGCGACACGTGCAGCTTGATTTCTAAACACATTGCCAGATGACATCAATCCAAGGCCTAAGAGTTGTCCGAGTTGAGAGGAATGTTGTCTCTATCTTGCTGCTTGATGAGGTCCAGAAACGTGCGCTTTAGCCGGGTGGAAGCAACTAGTTGAACACCACTATTTGTCTTTGCTGGTCTACTTACTCTCTGCTGTCAGTTTGGTATCCATTTCCGTGATGGATGTTGGTTGCTCGGGAACTGCTGTTCAGCTTATACAACTCTTGGTCTGGTTTCTCGGTCTTCTTGGTGATAGTGTCCTCATTCGTGTCAGGTTTGGCCTTGAGAGACTtgaaatagtaagtattttaccgTTGAATACCTTGCCTCGGTAGTGATCATTCATTCTTTCCCAGTCATATGTAACTTTCTTACCTTTCTGGCCTTTATTACTCTTGTTAtctctattatacttatgaCTATCATTGCTCTAATTGTCATCCTTGTCGCATTTCTTACTTCTCATCTTTCAAATATTCACTAAAGAATGCTCTTGATGAAGTGGGTTATAGTGgttctaataatattaagaacgaAGTTGACTTGTAACGTTCGACTGTAATGGTTCTATTGTTATCGAAAGGTCTCTAGTTCGATTCTGGAAGGGAAAATAGCCTCTCATCTTTTGGCTTTTGCTGTGTTGTGTTGTGTTGACGATGCCTTCCCCAAGAGGTTTGTGGGTGGGTGGTGGTATGTGCGGGGTTCACTTTTGCTTTTGCTTCCTTCCCTCAGCGACACTGTTCCCCAACTCGACTCGCTTCCGAGTCAATGCCAATTGGCCTTGTTTCACTGCCCCTCCATGGCGGCATGGCGGCACAGCTTGCGCTCCCTTGCAGCGCATATCAATGCAGGGAGACGTCTCACCGCTTAGGCGCCAGAGCACGATGACGGACTACTATGCCGGTAGGCGTGAGGATACGGTGGATGTACGTACTTGTAGTACGTAGGTAGGCGTGGTAGGCAGGCTTGAATAACCCTTGGCTGGACAACGAGCAATCTAGCCAGCCCGCAGCCAGCAATGTAAGTGTTGTATTTTGCGCTTTGAAAAATTCTTTTAGTCCAGAACGAGCGTTGAGCTCCCTTCTCATGAAATCTACCCCCCCAATAATCGCCAATGCTTGACCCAGTGTTAAACATGGTCTTTCCAATTCGTGATGCATGCCCGTGTGAACCAAACGCCGAGAATATGTAGAATAAAATATCAGACGGGATCATTGCCGCTCGGAACATGTTCCTTTCGAGTAATGTCTCAGAGTGCCTCTGCGCAGCATGCCCGTCTATGTCTTCAACCCCACCAGACTGAGGAACTCGTTCCGggtcttctccttcttctcgaaGGCACCGAGCACGCAGCTAGTTATCGTGCTAGCCGTCGTCTTCTGCACGCCGCGCATGACCATGCACAAGTGACTGGACTCCATCACAACGGCGACGCCCTGGGGCTTCAAAATCTCCATGATGGCGTAGGCAACCTCCTTCGTCAGGCGCTCCTGGATCTGGAAACGTCTGCTGAACATTTCGGCAATACGGGGCAGCTTCGACAGGCCAATGACCTGGTTCTTGGGAATGTAGGCAATATGCATCTGCAGACACTTGTAAGCCGGGGGTCGCAATTGTCAATGGGCAAATATCGGGGTCTACAAACCTTGCCGGTAAACGGAACGAGGTGGTGCTCGCACATGCTAAAGATCTCAATGTCCTTGACAATGACCATCTCGTTGTGGCCTTCTTGGAAGATGGCATTGTTGACAATGT is a window encoding:
- a CDS encoding cell wall protein, whose translation is MKFTTEITLLTLAMGVFAEPPTKVVAERDLATIQGVIQQVGNSLKDLNKAVEGFNGDLSGLAGAAGAFTNTLNQGTQQVMGTSEITLNEALQLQQFVSGLQSDGNALTKNLEKKKPEFEKASLCGIISSQVGSVGDGAKKLIDTVVTKVPQSVQSVASQLAGSFATTLSSTQQSFAAGNCTNANGMGGGGNGTSNNGTPKTSSPAKASAATLSVGLGSIAAAAFAVMLL